From a region of the Gordonia sp. PP30 genome:
- a CDS encoding FAD-binding oxidoreductase, with product MSQPQPPVLHRLRALIAADPDGFAGRVLSRLFGSAPAVRDLFPPHLRHLREAFIDVLDHVLEALPAESGHDELIELLAQLGRDHRKYGVTDEHYDLMLRALITESAALFGADWTEDVADTVSQAMMLTTGVMRGAAHSVEGPATWRARVVQKFTITRERAVVRLVAVDPVPPVHAGQYLETKIPQWPYLWRDLSPATPPNDAGELEFHVRAVPGGQVSTSIVKETAPGDVWTFAQAHGTLAVEGDDPVLMVAGGTGLAPLRALLLEMAQRTDSPPTHLFYGARYPGELYDLAVLRELATTNPWLKITAVIENPADPWWIDGAPDPRQWGFEVVYGRVGDVAARYGDWTGRQVLIAGPADMITSTKLKLRLAGVPHDAMRHDPVHA from the coding sequence GTGAGCCAGCCGCAGCCGCCCGTCCTGCACCGCCTCCGCGCGCTGATCGCCGCGGATCCGGACGGTTTCGCGGGCCGCGTGCTGTCCCGCCTGTTCGGTTCGGCCCCGGCGGTCCGCGACCTGTTCCCGCCGCATCTGCGGCACCTGCGAGAGGCGTTCATCGACGTCCTCGATCACGTGCTGGAGGCACTGCCGGCCGAGAGCGGCCACGACGAGCTCATCGAACTGCTGGCCCAGCTCGGACGCGATCACCGCAAATACGGCGTGACCGACGAGCACTACGACCTGATGCTCCGCGCCCTGATCACCGAGTCGGCCGCCCTGTTCGGCGCCGACTGGACCGAGGACGTCGCCGACACCGTGAGCCAGGCGATGATGCTCACCACCGGGGTGATGCGCGGCGCCGCGCACAGCGTCGAAGGACCGGCCACCTGGCGCGCGCGGGTGGTCCAGAAGTTCACCATCACCCGGGAACGCGCCGTCGTGCGCCTGGTCGCCGTCGATCCGGTACCGCCGGTGCACGCCGGCCAGTACCTGGAGACCAAGATCCCGCAGTGGCCGTATCTGTGGCGTGATCTCTCACCGGCGACGCCGCCGAACGACGCCGGTGAACTGGAGTTCCACGTGCGGGCCGTGCCGGGCGGGCAGGTGAGCACGTCGATCGTGAAGGAGACCGCGCCCGGCGACGTCTGGACCTTCGCCCAGGCGCACGGCACGCTCGCCGTCGAGGGCGACGACCCCGTCCTGATGGTCGCCGGCGGCACCGGACTGGCCCCGCTGCGCGCCCTGCTCCTGGAGATGGCGCAGCGCACCGACTCCCCACCGACGCACCTGTTCTACGGCGCCCGCTACCCGGGCGAGCTGTACGACCTCGCCGTTCTCCGCGAACTCGCCACCACCAATCCGTGGCTCAAGATCACCGCGGTGATCGAGAATCCGGCCGATCCGTGGTGGATCGACGGTGCCCCCGACCCGCGTCAATGGGGTTTCGAGGTGGTCTACGGCCGTGTCGGCGACGTGGCCGCTCGCTACGGCGACTGGACCGGCCGCCAGGTTCTCATCGCGGGCCCCGCCGACATGATCACCTCCACCAAACTGAAGCTCCGCCTGGCCGGCGTCCCCCACGACGCGATGCGCCACGACCCCGTCCACGCCTGA
- a CDS encoding amidohydrolase family protein, with the protein MSTLVGRVPGIVDAHAHFFDPRTPPWSLQRLGRASVPVLKALPRPLIRVASRFTDEHSLSGIAGPGRLSASYRLREYAKDLAALDTVAGVPVTTVIPVDSQWRRRLSPEEVPGAVTRDLDFLRRLPYGDGLPELGGLLVPADDRIPGLGVADALDADVDGLIRGFRLRWGRHHDPLVHDWTAESDPLRSKNFRDAFGPLADRGLVFESLCYSHQLGELASLASEYPKATIVVEHLGCPVGVFGPFGSSVGTTAAARADILGLWRERMAMLAARPNVHVKISAVASGLFGYGQERSGNIGGQHILADMIGPLVLHVVDRFGPERVIFGSNAPLDTHNATIGVVVGALLDVLGDRGDHLLSHLFNDNARRLYRITDQ; encoded by the coding sequence GTGTCGACGTTGGTGGGGCGGGTTCCGGGCATCGTCGATGCGCATGCGCACTTCTTCGACCCGCGGACACCGCCGTGGAGTCTGCAGCGGCTCGGCCGGGCGAGCGTCCCGGTCCTGAAAGCGCTGCCGCGCCCGCTCATCCGGGTCGCCTCCCGGTTCACCGATGAGCACAGCCTGAGCGGGATCGCGGGCCCGGGCCGGCTCAGTGCCTCCTACCGGCTCCGCGAATACGCGAAGGATCTGGCCGCGCTGGACACCGTCGCCGGGGTGCCGGTGACCACGGTGATCCCGGTCGACTCGCAGTGGCGCCGCCGCCTGTCACCGGAGGAGGTGCCCGGGGCCGTCACCCGCGACCTCGACTTCCTGCGCCGGCTCCCGTACGGCGACGGCCTCCCCGAACTCGGCGGACTGCTGGTCCCGGCCGACGACCGGATCCCCGGGCTCGGCGTGGCCGACGCGCTCGATGCCGACGTCGACGGCCTGATCCGCGGCTTCCGGCTGCGGTGGGGACGCCATCACGACCCGCTCGTCCACGACTGGACGGCGGAATCGGATCCGTTGCGCTCCAAGAACTTCCGGGATGCTTTCGGGCCGCTGGCCGATCGCGGGCTGGTCTTCGAGTCGCTCTGCTACTCGCACCAACTCGGCGAGCTGGCGAGTCTGGCGTCGGAGTATCCGAAGGCGACCATCGTCGTCGAGCACCTCGGCTGCCCGGTCGGTGTCTTCGGGCCGTTCGGGTCGTCGGTGGGGACGACGGCCGCGGCCCGCGCCGACATCCTCGGACTGTGGCGCGAGCGGATGGCGATGCTCGCCGCGCGGCCCAACGTCCACGTCAAGATCAGCGCGGTGGCCAGCGGCCTGTTCGGCTACGGGCAGGAGCGGTCGGGCAACATCGGCGGCCAGCACATTCTCGCCGACATGATCGGTCCGCTGGTGCTGCACGTGGTGGACCGGTTCGGCCCCGAACGGGTGATCTTCGGTTCCAACGCCCCGCTGGACACCCACAACGCGACCATCGGTGTGGTGGTCGGCGCCCTGCTCGACGTTCTCGGTGACCGCGGCGACCATCTGCTCTCGCACCTCTTCAACGACAACGCGCGCCGCCTGTACCGCATCACCGATCAGTGA
- a CDS encoding cellulase family glycosylhydrolase: MKGGRSGWALAGVAALIVVLVAGSVLLWQRPDGRDTSTADDLVTSDGTGLRLNGLPWWPTGFNAYQLATDWSINAGCGAQVNLDQYFGALPPHSLTRFSLFAPSAVRADDGTIDFRAADAVFDAAARHGQLVLPVLSSGDGACDGGSFKDEGWYADGWRSLPVSPHGTFADWVRTAVGRWKDAPALAGWTATGEPEPGRCVGDGDCHSWRNRSCPADANAVLRRFFDDTGALIRSVDPRHLIFAGLLGGDQCGVAGDGFSRLGESPGIDVLEVHDYSPSAPTTVPASATVSARISQARALGKPVVITEIGEYGGSCLPLPDRAARVRAAIDLVRAEGAAGALAWSFVPDPRPTECTYDIGPGDPLWPRLTDR, encoded by the coding sequence ATGAAGGGAGGACGGTCGGGCTGGGCGCTCGCCGGTGTCGCGGCCCTCATCGTCGTGCTGGTGGCGGGCAGCGTGCTGCTCTGGCAGCGCCCCGACGGGCGCGACACATCCACCGCCGACGACCTCGTCACCAGCGACGGCACCGGGCTCCGGCTGAACGGCCTGCCGTGGTGGCCGACCGGATTCAACGCCTACCAGCTCGCCACCGACTGGTCGATCAACGCCGGTTGCGGCGCGCAGGTGAACCTCGACCAGTACTTCGGCGCGCTGCCACCGCACTCACTGACTCGCTTCTCTCTCTTCGCACCGTCCGCCGTGCGTGCCGACGACGGGACCATCGACTTCCGCGCCGCCGACGCCGTGTTCGACGCCGCCGCCCGCCACGGACAGCTGGTACTGCCGGTCCTGTCCTCGGGCGACGGCGCCTGTGACGGCGGTTCGTTCAAGGACGAGGGGTGGTATGCCGACGGCTGGCGGAGTCTTCCGGTGAGTCCGCATGGGACCTTCGCCGACTGGGTGCGAACCGCGGTCGGCCGGTGGAAGGACGCGCCCGCGCTGGCCGGGTGGACGGCGACCGGTGAGCCCGAGCCCGGCCGGTGCGTCGGCGACGGCGATTGCCATTCGTGGCGGAACCGCTCATGCCCGGCGGATGCGAACGCGGTGCTGCGGCGGTTCTTCGACGACACCGGCGCCCTCATCCGGTCTGTCGACCCCCGGCACCTGATCTTCGCCGGACTGCTCGGCGGAGATCAGTGCGGGGTGGCCGGTGACGGCTTCTCGCGGCTCGGCGAATCGCCCGGTATCGACGTCCTGGAAGTTCATGACTACTCGCCGTCAGCACCGACGACGGTGCCGGCGTCGGCGACGGTCTCCGCCCGAATCAGCCAGGCGCGGGCACTCGGCAAGCCTGTGGTGATCACCGAGATCGGCGAGTACGGCGGGTCGTGCCTGCCGTTGCCCGACCGTGCCGCCCGGGTCCGCGCCGCCATCGATCTGGTGCGCGCAGAGGGTGCCGCCGGGGCATTGGCCTGGTCGTTCGTCCCGGACCCACGGCCCACCGAATGCACCTACGACATCGGACCGGGTGATCCGCTGTGGCCGCGCCTCACTGATCGGTGA
- a CDS encoding glycosyltransferase family 39 protein: protein MSRARLLPIAVFAIFFAAYLAVGCYLTVDQQFFFGDALSRVQAAQSVLYSRDPHLSAIGFIFTPLTAMVQLPLIAFSPVFPALTADALSAVIMSAAFMAGAVTALTGIARDRRVPLGLSLVALIAFAANPMIVLYGANGMSEAPAIFFVAWCARRLIRWVDTDDVHELTVAGVALALGFLTRYDLAAGAVGAAALVAVVSYRRRGGTARGSRALIDATLVLAPTVLAFVVWSVTSWIINGELLAQFTSEYGNKAIIAQSGGSGSDTLGQALRFSATELLILSPLLPALLLIVAAARTRRRRLYPLAAAVVVFGAVLGFQVITYARGLTFGFLRFYLAAVPLTTVVALLAVSARHTVPWRRRGRYAEPPAPPPASRGAERALAAAAAVTAVVAIPVTAVGMTSPKFAPQEFAIRSVVFRQPDSVNPVYLDARTVARSFSTERALAEYLDSLHLPNGSVLTDTVYGFAVVARSDSPRQFVIPSDEDFPEQLNDPAHFGVRYLLSVPNTGRGRSDALNLRYPTLYENGAGIATLAFEAPNQGADLPDWRIYRVLGGPPPER, encoded by the coding sequence ATGAGCCGGGCACGCCTGCTCCCGATCGCGGTATTCGCCATCTTCTTCGCCGCCTACCTCGCGGTCGGCTGCTACCTGACTGTCGACCAGCAGTTCTTCTTCGGCGACGCACTGTCCCGCGTCCAGGCCGCGCAGAGCGTTCTGTACAGCCGGGATCCGCACCTGTCGGCCATCGGCTTCATCTTCACCCCGCTCACCGCGATGGTGCAGTTGCCGCTGATCGCGTTCTCACCGGTCTTTCCGGCGCTGACCGCCGACGCGCTGTCCGCGGTCATCATGTCCGCGGCGTTCATGGCCGGCGCCGTCACCGCGCTGACCGGGATCGCGCGCGACCGCCGCGTCCCCCTCGGCCTGTCGCTGGTGGCACTGATCGCGTTCGCCGCCAATCCGATGATCGTGCTCTACGGCGCCAATGGGATGAGTGAGGCGCCCGCGATCTTCTTTGTCGCGTGGTGTGCCCGCAGGCTGATCCGGTGGGTCGACACCGACGACGTCCACGAACTGACCGTGGCCGGCGTCGCACTGGCTCTCGGATTCCTGACCCGATACGACCTCGCCGCCGGGGCGGTCGGCGCCGCGGCGCTCGTGGCGGTGGTCAGCTACCGCAGGCGCGGCGGCACCGCGCGAGGCTCACGTGCCCTGATCGACGCGACCCTGGTCCTCGCGCCGACCGTTCTCGCGTTCGTCGTGTGGTCCGTGACCAGCTGGATCATCAACGGCGAACTGCTCGCCCAGTTCACCTCGGAGTATGGCAACAAGGCGATCATCGCCCAGTCCGGCGGGTCCGGTTCCGACACCCTCGGTCAGGCGTTGCGCTTCTCGGCCACCGAGCTGCTGATCCTGTCTCCACTGCTGCCCGCGCTGCTACTCATCGTCGCCGCGGCCCGCACCCGCCGTCGCCGCCTCTACCCGCTCGCCGCCGCGGTCGTGGTGTTCGGCGCGGTCCTCGGTTTCCAGGTCATCACGTACGCGCGCGGACTCACTTTCGGCTTCCTGCGGTTCTATCTCGCCGCGGTGCCGCTGACCACCGTGGTCGCACTGCTCGCGGTGTCGGCCCGCCACACCGTTCCCTGGCGCAGGCGGGGACGGTACGCCGAACCACCGGCGCCGCCCCCGGCCAGTCGCGGCGCCGAGCGTGCACTCGCCGCGGCGGCCGCGGTGACCGCGGTGGTCGCGATCCCGGTGACCGCCGTGGGGATGACCTCGCCGAAGTTCGCTCCGCAGGAATTCGCGATCCGGTCGGTGGTCTTCCGGCAACCGGACTCGGTGAATCCGGTGTACCTCGACGCCCGCACGGTGGCGCGGTCATTCTCCACGGAGCGGGCCCTGGCGGAGTATCTCGATTCGCTGCATCTCCCGAACGGGTCGGTGCTCACCGACACGGTCTACGGGTTCGCCGTCGTGGCCCGGTCCGACAGCCCGCGGCAGTTCGTGATCCCCTCCGACGAAGACTTCCCGGAACAACTCAACGACCCGGCCCACTTCGGTGTGCGGTACCTGCTGTCGGTCCCGAACACCGGACGCGGCCGGTCCGACGCGCTGAATCTCCGCTACCCGACGCTCTACGAGAACGGGGCGGGTATCGCGACACTGGCATTCGAGGCCCCGAACCAGGGCGCCGACCTGCCCGATTGGCGGATCTACCGGGTCCTGGGCGGCCCGCCGCCGGAACGATGA
- a CDS encoding glycosyltransferase codes for MAEPGAAREPGVAERLADDEYCAAALIEAVDGLRTRFPDASASIAFTRTQKIAGAVVAAVVLACAIAWPIPTAATLVSAMTAVYILALSDRLLIFRRGLTSGPVVIDDDLARSLPDDALPAYTVLIPAYDEPEVVGELIANMRALEYPPDKVQILLLLEADDTVTIEAARGLDDDESVTVVLVPPAEPRTKPKACNYGLAFANGDIVTIYDAEDEPDPLQLRRVAAAFAAADSDVVCIQGKLSFHNATDNLLTKWFTADYGIWFGFLLPGIMASRSPIPLGGTSNHFRRSLLDEIGAWDPHNVTEDADLGVRIAARGYRTEVLDSVTLEEANVDGINWIRQRSRWYKGYMQTWLVHMRHPVRLWRTLGPVGVYRFTLLLAGTPVIACVNMAFWLILLTWVTGEPRAIAALFPGLFYYLALISLILGNGAAVYMNIIAIREDDRSELLGSALLVPAYWVMMSIAAIKGMWQLLVSPSYWEKTAHGLATPKKSGDGDEEDVS; via the coding sequence ATGGCTGAGCCGGGCGCCGCACGCGAACCGGGCGTGGCCGAACGCCTCGCCGACGACGAGTACTGCGCGGCCGCGCTGATCGAGGCGGTGGACGGGCTGCGCACGCGCTTCCCGGATGCGTCCGCCTCGATCGCGTTCACCCGCACGCAGAAGATCGCCGGCGCGGTCGTGGCCGCGGTGGTGCTCGCCTGCGCGATCGCCTGGCCGATCCCGACCGCGGCCACGCTGGTCTCCGCTATGACCGCGGTCTACATCCTCGCACTGAGCGATCGTCTGCTGATCTTCCGCCGCGGTCTCACCAGCGGCCCGGTCGTGATCGACGACGACCTCGCCCGGTCCCTGCCCGACGACGCCCTGCCCGCCTACACGGTGCTGATCCCCGCCTACGACGAACCCGAAGTGGTGGGCGAGCTGATCGCCAACATGCGGGCGCTGGAGTACCCTCCCGACAAAGTCCAGATCCTGCTGCTCCTCGAGGCCGACGACACCGTCACCATCGAAGCGGCCCGCGGCCTCGACGACGACGAGTCGGTGACCGTGGTGCTGGTGCCGCCGGCCGAGCCGCGCACCAAACCCAAGGCGTGCAACTACGGGCTGGCGTTCGCAAACGGCGACATCGTCACCATCTACGACGCCGAGGACGAGCCGGATCCGCTGCAGCTGCGCCGGGTGGCCGCCGCGTTCGCCGCGGCCGACTCCGACGTCGTCTGCATTCAGGGGAAACTCAGTTTCCACAATGCGACCGACAACCTCCTCACCAAGTGGTTCACCGCCGATTACGGGATCTGGTTCGGTTTCCTGCTGCCCGGCATCATGGCGAGCCGTTCGCCGATCCCGCTGGGCGGGACGTCGAACCACTTCCGTCGGTCCCTGCTCGACGAGATCGGCGCCTGGGATCCGCACAACGTGACCGAGGACGCCGACCTCGGCGTCCGGATCGCGGCGCGCGGCTACCGCACCGAAGTGCTCGACTCGGTCACGCTGGAAGAGGCGAACGTCGACGGTATCAACTGGATCCGCCAGCGTTCTCGCTGGTACAAGGGCTACATGCAGACCTGGCTGGTGCACATGCGCCATCCGGTCCGGCTCTGGCGCACGCTCGGCCCGGTCGGCGTGTACCGCTTCACCCTGCTGCTGGCCGGTACCCCGGTGATCGCCTGCGTCAACATGGCCTTCTGGCTGATCCTGCTGACCTGGGTCACCGGCGAGCCCCGGGCCATCGCCGCCCTCTTCCCCGGCCTCTTCTACTATCTGGCGCTGATCTCGCTGATCCTCGGCAACGGCGCCGCCGTCTACATGAACATCATCGCGATCCGCGAGGACGACCGCAGCGAGCTCCTCGGTTCCGCGCTACTGGTGCCCGCCTACTGGGTGATGATGTCGATCGCGGCCATCAAGGGGATGTGGCAACTGCTCGTCAGCCCGTCGTACTGGGAGAAGACCGCGCACGGCCTGGCCACGCCGAAGAAGTCCGGCGACGGGGACGAGGAGGACGTGTCATGA
- a CDS encoding cellulose biosynthesis cyclic di-GMP-binding regulatory protein BcsB, with product MGRRLAVIVTAFVLFLAGNVPGAAGAAPGDAEQTDTESTGDAQLLRVGLDYLGTSATISLPGVQEVYPLTLAVPNGTRPDAIEGRAQLPASVTGGTVDVLQGDRILSRTAVSTSPNAPIRLPLTGIQVNDETRSVTLSLRTYLRTEGVCEFDPDEGFRITDATMSVTGRPTAPTAISDFLPPVLTGVTLYLPTDPRPDEGAAAVSLATALVAHYGNAPIAVRTRALPRDALRPPAATGPLERQIVIAQSLPEGLHLANDGAYLTLGGDDLRTAAPFLTSGLAPLAMASAAIPGPAADAPQLPRDVSTLADIGVGDQRVTALGWPSVTVGIDQTRLGRPSDDIQVQLRGTYTAPPSGSGGQLTVRSGDTVIATWPADQSGAFDRWVSVPNSVLERFTELRVTLERGDSRTGCGDAFRSSLSLSASGRIRSNRAHPPIPAGLASVPQALMPRTQLAWTRGDITDITRAVSLLSGLQRLSAIPLGVDVVAMSAVNNDLPAVLISGDGTGLPKLSLPVSAAGQGRIDVTGLDGQPAVTTIPQTVFGSLQVVNSGDRTVLVATSTGAPALLDEALAWLDADPARWGSVHGAAMLQAAGRTPVFFGDTTAPAPTSSGTATAWWTGLGVLAAGLLVLGGLLLLRRRRGTSEPDAD from the coding sequence ATGGGTCGAAGACTAGCGGTGATCGTGACCGCGTTTGTGCTGTTCCTGGCCGGGAACGTGCCGGGTGCCGCCGGCGCCGCTCCCGGCGATGCGGAACAGACTGACACGGAGTCGACCGGCGACGCTCAGCTGCTCCGCGTCGGGCTCGACTATCTCGGCACGTCGGCGACCATCTCGCTGCCCGGCGTGCAAGAGGTCTACCCGCTGACCCTCGCCGTACCGAACGGCACGCGGCCCGACGCGATCGAAGGCCGCGCGCAGCTGCCGGCCTCCGTGACCGGCGGCACCGTCGATGTGCTGCAGGGTGATCGGATCCTTTCCCGGACCGCCGTCTCGACGTCGCCGAACGCTCCGATCCGGTTGCCGCTGACCGGGATCCAGGTGAACGACGAGACTCGTTCGGTCACCCTGTCGCTCCGCACGTATCTGCGCACCGAAGGCGTCTGCGAGTTCGACCCCGATGAGGGCTTTCGGATCACCGACGCCACCATGTCCGTCACCGGGCGTCCCACGGCCCCCACCGCGATCAGCGACTTCCTGCCCCCGGTACTGACCGGCGTGACCCTTTATCTCCCCACCGATCCGAGGCCCGACGAGGGTGCCGCCGCCGTCTCGCTGGCCACCGCCCTTGTCGCCCATTACGGCAACGCACCCATCGCTGTCCGCACTCGCGCACTGCCCCGCGACGCCCTGCGTCCGCCGGCGGCCACCGGTCCGCTGGAACGACAGATCGTCATCGCCCAGAGCCTGCCCGAGGGCCTGCACCTGGCCAACGATGGCGCGTACCTGACGCTCGGCGGCGACGATCTGCGCACCGCCGCTCCCTTCCTCACTTCCGGCCTGGCACCGTTGGCGATGGCCTCCGCGGCGATCCCCGGGCCCGCGGCCGACGCCCCGCAACTGCCGCGAGACGTCTCGACCCTCGCCGACATCGGAGTCGGCGATCAGCGTGTCACCGCTCTCGGCTGGCCGTCGGTGACCGTCGGCATCGATCAGACGCGCCTGGGTCGTCCCTCCGATGACATACAGGTTCAGCTGCGTGGCACCTACACGGCGCCACCGTCCGGCAGCGGCGGCCAGCTGACCGTCCGCTCCGGCGATACCGTCATCGCCACGTGGCCCGCCGACCAGAGCGGCGCGTTCGACCGCTGGGTGAGCGTCCCGAATTCGGTACTGGAACGCTTCACCGAACTGCGGGTGACGCTGGAGCGCGGCGATTCCCGTACCGGCTGCGGAGACGCCTTCCGCTCGAGCCTGTCGCTGTCGGCGTCGGGACGGATCCGGTCGAACCGGGCACACCCGCCGATCCCGGCCGGGCTGGCCTCGGTGCCGCAAGCACTCATGCCACGTACCCAGCTCGCGTGGACGCGCGGCGACATCACCGACATCACCCGCGCCGTCAGTCTGCTGAGCGGGCTGCAGCGGCTGTCGGCGATCCCGCTCGGGGTGGATGTGGTGGCGATGTCCGCGGTGAACAACGACCTGCCCGCTGTCCTGATATCCGGTGACGGCACCGGACTGCCCAAGCTGTCCCTGCCCGTCAGCGCCGCGGGACAGGGCCGGATCGACGTCACCGGGCTCGATGGCCAGCCGGCGGTGACCACCATCCCGCAGACCGTCTTCGGTTCACTCCAAGTGGTCAACAGCGGCGACCGCACCGTTCTGGTGGCGACCTCGACGGGCGCCCCGGCACTACTCGACGAAGCGCTGGCCTGGCTGGATGCCGACCCGGCGCGGTGGGGATCGGTGCACGGTGCGGCCATGCTGCAAGCCGCCGGCCGGACACCGGTCTTCTTCGGCGACACCACCGCACCGGCCCCGACGTCCTCCGGGACGGCGACCGCGTGGTGGACCGGTCTCGGCGTGCTGGCCGCCGGCCTGCTGGTGCTCGGCGGCCTACTCCTGCTCCGCCGCCGTCGCGGCACATCCGAGCCCGACGCCGACTGA
- a CDS encoding SDR family oxidoreductase, with amino-acid sequence MGTYVVTGAASGMGAGVAGRLRDDGHDVIGVDLAGAEVAADLATPAGRRRVIDDVLDRCGGVLDGAVLAAGLGPKRGAERTIVEVNVLGVTELLDGLRPALAACPDKAKVVVFGSNSTTSTPLVPRRAVRLLVRGETAAAARVIAARRGISAPVAYAASKLAVSRWCRTRAVGADWAGAGIRLNVLAPGPVLTPLLRSQLESPTGKQVRSFPVPARQYGTPEQLAEWAALMLSPAADFMVGSVVTVDGGTEALLRPHDWPSRLPLRELPRMLWLMAKAPARGQVADYSAV; translated from the coding sequence ATGGGAACGTATGTGGTGACGGGTGCGGCGTCGGGCATGGGCGCGGGCGTCGCCGGGCGGCTGCGTGACGACGGTCACGACGTGATCGGCGTCGATCTGGCCGGCGCCGAGGTGGCCGCCGATCTGGCCACTCCGGCCGGGCGGCGGCGGGTGATCGACGACGTCCTCGACCGCTGCGGCGGTGTTCTCGACGGCGCGGTGCTGGCGGCCGGGCTCGGCCCCAAACGCGGTGCGGAGCGGACCATCGTCGAGGTGAACGTTCTGGGGGTCACCGAGCTGCTCGACGGTCTGCGGCCGGCGCTCGCCGCGTGCCCGGACAAGGCCAAGGTGGTCGTGTTCGGTTCCAACTCGACCACGTCGACCCCGCTGGTGCCGCGTCGTGCCGTCCGGCTGCTGGTCCGCGGGGAGACTGCCGCGGCCGCCCGCGTCATCGCGGCGCGGCGCGGCATCTCTGCGCCCGTCGCCTACGCGGCGTCGAAGCTGGCGGTGAGCCGGTGGTGCCGGACGCGGGCGGTCGGCGCGGACTGGGCGGGCGCCGGGATCCGGTTGAACGTGCTGGCGCCCGGGCCGGTGCTGACGCCGCTCCTCCGCTCGCAGCTGGAGAGTCCGACGGGCAAGCAGGTGCGGTCGTTCCCGGTGCCGGCGCGCCAGTACGGGACGCCGGAGCAGCTTGCCGAGTGGGCGGCGCTGATGCTGTCGCCGGCCGCCGACTTCATGGTCGGTTCGGTGGTCACCGTCGACGGCGGCACCGAGGCGCTGCTGCGCCCGCACGACTGGCCGTCGCGCCTGCCGCTGCGGGAACTGCCGCGGATGCTGTGGCTGATGGCGAAGGCGCCGGCTCGTGGTCAGGTGGCCGACTACTCAGCGGTCTGA
- a CDS encoding TetR/AcrR family transcriptional regulator yields MTTQSTSSAASPLRERFLEAGMTILAREGYADFKQATVCAETGLTTGAFYHSFRNWREFGTALIEYWRSESTDRLVAWLDTDVDPLVRSDALVDVALDLPHAAEAAIRTWAAGDPAVRQAVDDVDAVRTQAIVRYTLDLGVEREHARHLARTAMLLLIGHQTAGSAVADLEWSMRHLLATDPHVQAGLTRLREPDRSDR; encoded by the coding sequence ATGACCACCCAGTCAACGAGCTCCGCAGCGTCCCCGCTGCGCGAGCGGTTCCTCGAAGCCGGGATGACGATCCTGGCCCGCGAGGGCTATGCGGACTTCAAACAGGCGACGGTCTGCGCCGAGACCGGGCTGACCACCGGTGCGTTCTACCACTCCTTCCGCAACTGGCGGGAGTTCGGCACGGCACTGATCGAATACTGGCGCAGCGAGTCGACCGATCGCCTCGTCGCCTGGCTCGACACCGACGTGGACCCGCTCGTCCGGAGCGACGCACTGGTCGATGTCGCCCTCGACCTCCCGCACGCCGCGGAGGCCGCGATCCGGACCTGGGCCGCCGGCGACCCGGCCGTGCGCCAGGCGGTCGACGACGTCGACGCCGTGCGCACCCAGGCCATCGTCCGGTACACCCTCGATCTCGGAGTCGAGCGCGAGCATGCCCGCCATCTCGCCCGCACCGCCATGCTGCTGCTGATCGGACATCAGACCGCCGGGAGCGCCGTCGCCGACCTGGAGTGGAGCATGCGCCACCTGCTGGCGACGGATCCACACGTGCAGGCCGGCCTCACCCGGCTCCGGGAACCGGACCGGTCAGACCGCTGA